From a region of the Desulfovibrio oxyclinae DSM 11498 genome:
- the qmoC gene encoding quinone-interacting membrane-bound oxidoreductase complex subunit QmoC, with translation MSNTVRVQPDLKFVKELQTVGGDSLKKCYQCATCSVVCPLSPADSPYPRKEMVWAQWGLKDRLVNDIDIWLCHNCGTCSDLCPRGAKPGDLLAALRNMAYRSLAPFGFIGKLMSNMGGALMLALVPAVIYLLIWSMQAAKFGTAFPLFEAAEGHGAWQLAKDGQIVYGGLFPGDYFIDPIFGAAFAFMVVCFYMGIQKLIKGFDSQPRVFDLTGVKKPGMLEAFIDTLKYEIFNHTQFNDCGDDEKDKKRATGHRMLMFAFIILLFVTGTIATGHWVGGWFFESVLGLHGGPVDLLARLGATPLPQDSVIKVLANIGAVLMVYGLWQLTKRRKNLDPQKQGSSFYDWFLLYVIWIIALTGIACEVLRLLGIQYLAYPTYYVHLIAVFMMIAYLPWTKLGHLVYRTVALSYAKKIGRIPMGAAK, from the coding sequence ATGTCGAACACCGTTAGGGTTCAACCGGATCTCAAGTTCGTCAAGGAACTGCAGACCGTTGGAGGGGATTCCCTCAAGAAGTGCTACCAGTGCGCGACCTGCAGCGTCGTTTGTCCGCTTTCCCCGGCCGACAGCCCGTACCCCCGCAAGGAAATGGTCTGGGCTCAGTGGGGTCTCAAGGACCGCCTGGTCAACGATATCGATATCTGGCTCTGCCACAACTGCGGCACCTGTTCCGACCTCTGTCCACGCGGCGCCAAGCCCGGCGACCTGCTGGCCGCTCTCAGGAATATGGCCTACCGCAGCCTGGCCCCGTTCGGATTCATCGGCAAACTGATGTCCAACATGGGCGGCGCCCTAATGCTGGCGCTGGTCCCGGCCGTCATCTATCTGCTGATCTGGTCCATGCAGGCAGCCAAGTTCGGCACCGCCTTCCCGCTGTTCGAAGCGGCCGAAGGTCACGGCGCCTGGCAACTGGCCAAGGACGGACAGATCGTTTACGGCGGCCTGTTCCCCGGCGACTACTTCATCGACCCCATCTTCGGCGCGGCCTTCGCGTTCATGGTGGTCTGCTTCTACATGGGCATCCAGAAGCTCATCAAAGGCTTTGATTCACAGCCGCGCGTCTTCGACCTCACCGGGGTGAAGAAGCCCGGTATGCTTGAAGCCTTCATCGATACGCTCAAGTACGAGATCTTCAACCACACCCAGTTCAACGACTGCGGCGACGACGAAAAGGACAAGAAGCGCGCCACCGGCCACCGTATGCTGATGTTCGCCTTCATCATCCTGCTCTTCGTTACCGGCACCATTGCCACCGGTCACTGGGTTGGCGGTTGGTTCTTCGAGAGCGTCCTCGGCCTGCACGGCGGTCCTGTGGATCTGCTGGCCCGCCTTGGAGCCACGCCGCTCCCGCAGGACAGCGTCATCAAGGTACTCGCCAATATCGGCGCGGTCCTGATGGTCTACGGTCTGTGGCAGCTCACCAAGCGCCGCAAGAACCTTGATCCGCAGAAACAGGGCTCCAGCTTTTACGACTGGTTCCTGCTCTATGTGATCTGGATCATCGCGCTTACCGGTATCGCCTGCGAAGTGCTTCGCCTGCTCGGCATCCAGTACCTCGCCTACCCGACCTACTACGTCCACCTGATCGCGGTCTTCATGATGATCGCCTACCTGCCGTGGACCAAGCTGGGTCACCTGGTGTACCGCACCGTTGCGCTGAGCTATGCCAAGAAGATCGGTCGTATCCCCATGGGTGCCGCGAAGTAA